A window from Dehalococcoidia bacterium encodes these proteins:
- a CDS encoding Zn-ribbon domain-containing OB-fold protein produces the protein MTMMEKPLPVPTPTSRPFWEGLRQRKVLLQRCLDCEVYVHYPRSNCPNCLGANLEWREVSGLGTLYTYTIARRPTAPQFQDETPQKIAVVELDEGPRLTTTLVNVDEAAIKVGMRVRPVFEDVQGTEVTLLRYEPA, from the coding sequence ATGACGATGATGGAGAAGCCGCTGCCTGTGCCGACGCCGACCTCGAGGCCTTTCTGGGAGGGGCTGCGCCAGCGCAAGGTGCTCCTGCAGCGCTGCCTTGACTGCGAGGTCTACGTCCACTATCCGCGGTCCAACTGCCCGAATTGCCTGGGCGCCAACCTCGAATGGCGGGAAGTCTCCGGCCTCGGGACTCTCTACACCTACACGATCGCGCGGCGGCCGACCGCGCCGCAGTTCCAGGACGAGACGCCTCAGAAGATCGCGGTCGTAGAGCTCGACGAAGGCCCGCGGCTGACGACGACACTCGTGAACGTCGACGAGGCCGCGATCAAGGTGGGCATGCGGGTGCGGCCCGTGTTCGAAGATGTCCAGGGGACAGAGGTGACGCTCCTTCGTT